One genomic window of Manduca sexta isolate Smith_Timp_Sample1 chromosome 4, JHU_Msex_v1.0, whole genome shotgun sequence includes the following:
- the LOC115450345 gene encoding NF-kappa-B inhibitor-interacting Ras-like protein isoform X1, translating into MGKTSKVVVCGMKGVGKTAILEQLIYGNVNLKSSFYPTIEDIYVANIETDRGTKERVCFYDTAGLEPPLTGELKGPPQSPTMQLTANQVLQRHYLGFAEGFVMVYDTARPESLDVLMYLKKDIDRNKDKKEVVMLVVGNRTGPDDINSLENTCSKASNWCSREKIRHFEVTAMDRPSLYEPFIFMTSRLNPLQNKTAFPQLSTLSKLTQKNNKSEAM; encoded by the exons ATGGGGAAAACTAGCAAAGTCGTCGTCTGCGGCATGAAGGGGGTCGGGAAAACTGCTATTCTAGAGCAGCTTATTTACGGAAATGTGAATTTAAAGTCGTCTTTTTACCCGACCATCGAAGATATTTATGTGGCAAATATCGAAACTGACAGGGGGACGAAAGAGCGCGTTTGCTTTTACGACACAGCGGGCTTGGAGCCCCCGCTTACAGGCGAGTTGAAAG GTCCTCCTCAGTCTCCAACCATGCAGCTGACCGCTAACCAAGTGCTGCAGCGCCACTACCTTGGCTTTGCTGAAGGGTTTGTCATGGTGTATGATACGGCTAGACCTGAATCTCTGGACGTATTGATGTATTTGAAGAAGGATATAGACAGGAATAAAGATAAAAAGGAG GTGGTCATGTTGGTAGTGGGCAATCGTACAGGTCCTGACGATATAAACAGCCTCGAGAACACATGCTCTAAAGCTTCGAACTGGTGCTCGCGGGAAAAGATCCGCCATTTTGAAGTAACCGCCATGGACCGCCCTTCATTGTACGAACCTTTCATTTTCATGACGTCGAGACTCAACCCACTACAAAATAAAACCGCCTTCCCCCAGCTAAGCACACTGAGTAAGCTCACCCAAAAGAATAACAAGAGTGAAGCCATGTAA
- the LOC115450346 gene encoding dolichol-phosphate mannosyltransferase subunit 1, producing the protein MTFDSMASTALDSEITKSDKYSILLPTYNERENLPIIIWLIIKYLDTSGYDYEVIVIDDGSPDGTLEVAKQLQKLYGSSKIVLRPREKKLGLGTAYIHGIQHATGNFIIIMDADLSHHPKFIPKFIELQREHDYDLVSGTRYKEGGGVHGWDFKRKLISRGANFVTQLLLRPGASDLTGSFRLYKKDVLQKLIDSCVSKGYVFQMEMIIRARQLDYTIGEVPITFVDRVYGESKLGGSEIVQFAKALLYLFATT; encoded by the exons atgacatttgACAGCATGGCGTCCACCGCTTTGGATTCGGAAATAACAAAAAGcgataaatattcaatattattgccCACATACAATGAAAGAGAGAATTTACCGATTATAATATggcttattattaaatacttggaTACAAG CGGCTACGATTATGAAGTAATAGTAATTGATGATGGAAGTCCAGACGGCACCTTGGAGGTTGCAAAGCAGTTGCAAAAACTCTATGGTTCGAGCAAAATCGTACTTCGGCCGCGAGAGAAAAAACTAGGTTTAGGTACTGCTTACATACACGGTATACAGCATGCCACCGggaattttatcattattatggATGCTGACCTAAGTCACCAT CCAAAATTCATCCCAAAGTTCATAGAGCTGCAAAGGGAGCATGACTATGACCTGGTATCAGGCACTCGATACAAAGAGGGAGGTGGCGTTCATGGTTGGGACTTCAAACGCAAGCTCATCTCCCGCGGTGCCAACTTTGTCACACAGCTGCTGCTGAGACCTGGAGCATCTGACCTTACTGGCTCATTtag ATTGTATAAGAAAGATGTACTTCAAAAACTAATTGACAGTTGTGTCTCCAAAGGCTATGTTTTCCAAATGGAAATGATTATCAG ggcTCGTCAACTAGACTACACTATAGGCGAAGTGCCAATCACGTTCGTAGACCGCGTGTATGGAGAGTCGAAGCTCGGCGGTTCAGAGATCGTGCAGTTCGCAAAAGCCTTGCTATATTTATTCGCTACTACATAA
- the LOC115450345 gene encoding NF-kappa-B inhibitor-interacting Ras-like protein isoform X2 has product MGKTSKVVVCGMKGVGKTAILEQLIYGNVNLKSSFYPTIEDIYVANIETDRGTKERVCFYDTAGLEPPLTGPPQSPTMQLTANQVLQRHYLGFAEGFVMVYDTARPESLDVLMYLKKDIDRNKDKKEVVMLVVGNRTGPDDINSLENTCSKASNWCSREKIRHFEVTAMDRPSLYEPFIFMTSRLNPLQNKTAFPQLSTLSKLTQKNNKSEAM; this is encoded by the exons ATGGGGAAAACTAGCAAAGTCGTCGTCTGCGGCATGAAGGGGGTCGGGAAAACTGCTATTCTAGAGCAGCTTATTTACGGAAATGTGAATTTAAAGTCGTCTTTTTACCCGACCATCGAAGATATTTATGTGGCAAATATCGAAACTGACAGGGGGACGAAAGAGCGCGTTTGCTTTTACGACACAGCGGGCTTGGAGCCCCCGCTTACAG GTCCTCCTCAGTCTCCAACCATGCAGCTGACCGCTAACCAAGTGCTGCAGCGCCACTACCTTGGCTTTGCTGAAGGGTTTGTCATGGTGTATGATACGGCTAGACCTGAATCTCTGGACGTATTGATGTATTTGAAGAAGGATATAGACAGGAATAAAGATAAAAAGGAG GTGGTCATGTTGGTAGTGGGCAATCGTACAGGTCCTGACGATATAAACAGCCTCGAGAACACATGCTCTAAAGCTTCGAACTGGTGCTCGCGGGAAAAGATCCGCCATTTTGAAGTAACCGCCATGGACCGCCCTTCATTGTACGAACCTTTCATTTTCATGACGTCGAGACTCAACCCACTACAAAATAAAACCGCCTTCCCCCAGCTAAGCACACTGAGTAAGCTCACCCAAAAGAATAACAAGAGTGAAGCCATGTAA